A region from the Leptospira venezuelensis genome encodes:
- a CDS encoding 7TM diverse intracellular signaling domain-containing protein: MNCKSFILYIIFTALFASSSLSAEDKIHVSRDIERLPLGKSVYYLEDPERKLTFTDIYKPEARSKFIKSDKDSLDFGQLNYNYWFRLTFENDTPEFVSKLVEINYSNIDIVQFYKPNSDGTYSKEESGMLFPFSARSFKNRNFVYQIELGPGEQKTYYLMTWTSGGLNIPLTLWDKETFSQYNADVQHGLGLYYGVMIVMILYNIFIFFSVRDVSYFYYVCYILGFLGIQLVLTGHGFQYLWPAFPFLQRNFYVVFTGISIASVLLFTKRFLNTKENVPKWLDKSMKVTVVAHGLLLFTPLVLPPEVTVKLALVLTLPALILIPAATVISFLKKFRPARYFLLAFTVLTVSGTVVVLRFINVLGPGFLADYGLYLGSTMEVILLSIALADRINIMKKEKEEAQAKTLEMQKILTESYARFVPKDFLANLGKDSILDVRLGDQIQKEMAVLFSDIRSFTTLSEQMTPAENFNFINSYLSRMSPIIQRHNGFIDKFIGDAIMALFQRNVIDAVSAGVEMQRYLKEYNEHRNRQGYIPIQIGVGIHSGSLMLGTIGAEERLEGTVISDTVNLASRIESLTKVYGSRIAVSESTIEEVKKDGKFHFRFLDRVKVKGKQRPVSVYEVFDGDEPEHQDLKLKTKESYEKGVKAFYSSSFEEAKHQFENVISIFPDDKATQLYLKRLYPVTHDRKLEEVEE; the protein is encoded by the coding sequence ATGAATTGTAAAAGTTTTATTCTCTATATCATCTTCACTGCGTTATTCGCAAGCTCTTCTTTATCTGCGGAAGATAAGATCCACGTTAGTAGGGATATTGAACGGCTACCCTTAGGTAAGTCTGTCTATTATCTTGAAGATCCGGAAAGAAAATTAACGTTCACAGATATTTACAAACCGGAAGCAAGATCTAAATTCATTAAATCTGATAAAGATTCATTAGATTTTGGACAATTAAATTATAATTATTGGTTTAGATTAACATTTGAAAATGATACTCCCGAATTTGTATCTAAGCTAGTGGAAATTAATTACAGTAATATAGATATTGTACAATTTTATAAACCGAATTCAGACGGAACTTACTCCAAGGAAGAGAGCGGGATGCTTTTTCCTTTTTCTGCAAGAAGTTTTAAAAACAGAAACTTTGTTTATCAGATTGAGTTAGGGCCAGGTGAGCAAAAGACCTACTATCTAATGACTTGGACCAGTGGAGGTTTGAACATTCCACTCACGCTTTGGGATAAAGAAACATTCTCTCAATACAACGCGGACGTTCAGCACGGTTTAGGTTTATATTATGGAGTTATGATCGTAATGATCCTCTATAATATTTTCATCTTCTTCTCCGTAAGAGATGTTAGTTATTTTTATTATGTGTGCTATATTCTCGGATTCTTAGGGATACAGTTAGTTTTAACGGGACATGGATTCCAATATCTATGGCCTGCATTTCCTTTTTTACAAAGGAATTTTTATGTGGTTTTTACGGGGATCTCTATCGCCTCAGTTTTACTTTTTACCAAAAGATTTTTAAATACTAAGGAAAATGTTCCGAAGTGGCTGGACAAATCCATGAAAGTGACAGTGGTTGCTCATGGCTTGCTGCTATTTACTCCATTGGTTCTGCCCCCTGAAGTTACCGTAAAATTAGCATTGGTCCTAACTCTACCTGCGCTCATCTTAATACCAGCAGCAACTGTGATTAGCTTCCTGAAAAAGTTTCGTCCGGCACGTTATTTTCTCTTGGCGTTCACAGTTCTTACGGTTTCAGGAACTGTAGTAGTTCTTCGATTCATTAATGTTTTAGGACCTGGCTTTCTTGCGGATTACGGCCTTTATCTTGGCTCTACTATGGAGGTCATTCTTCTTTCCATCGCTTTGGCAGATCGTATTAATATTATGAAGAAGGAGAAAGAAGAAGCTCAAGCAAAAACATTGGAAATGCAAAAGATACTTACAGAGTCTTATGCTAGATTTGTTCCAAAGGACTTTTTGGCTAACTTAGGAAAAGATTCTATTTTAGATGTAAGACTTGGAGATCAGATCCAAAAAGAAATGGCAGTTCTATTCAGTGACATCCGTTCGTTTACTACATTATCCGAACAAATGACTCCTGCTGAAAATTTTAATTTTATCAATTCTTACTTAAGCAGGATGAGTCCTATTATCCAAAGACATAATGGATTTATAGATAAATTTATCGGCGATGCAATTATGGCACTATTTCAAAGAAATGTAATCGACGCAGTTTCAGCGGGCGTGGAAATGCAAAGGTACTTGAAAGAATACAATGAACATAGAAATCGCCAAGGTTATATCCCAATTCAGATTGGAGTAGGGATACATTCTGGTTCTTTAATGTTAGGAACAATCGGAGCGGAAGAAAGGTTAGAAGGTACGGTTATTTCTGACACTGTCAACCTTGCTTCTCGAATAGAAAGCCTAACTAAAGTTTACGGATCTAGGATCGCAGTCAGCGAAAGTACAATTGAAGAAGTTAAAAAAGACGGCAAATTCCATTTCAGATTTCTGGATAGAGTAAAGGTTAAAGGTAAACAAAGACCTGTTTCAGTATATGAAGTTTTCGATGGAGACGAGCCTGAACATCAGGATTTGAAATTAAAAACCAAAGAATCTTACGAAAAAGGTGTGAAAGCATTTTATTCTAGTTCATTCGAAGAAGCTAAGCACCAGTTTGAGAACGTAATCTCAATCTTCCCGGATGACAAAGCCACCCAGCTCTACTTAAAACGTTTGTACCCTGTAACCCACGATCGGAAGTTGGAAGAAGTAGAAGAATAG
- a CDS encoding 7TM diverse intracellular signaling domain-containing protein, whose protein sequence is MKRLFYSFLKKGGVKYSYKRNPMYLLRAFILILCFSASSLISEEVIPLSSQVERKRISTEVYFLEDSNKGLGIEKVSSEEYFRKFKKSDMDPLNFGQTNFDYWIRITLKNPEKTQIRKILEIDYTNIDRVDFFAENSSGKQELVNSSGMAFPYPVRKVNHRNFIYTLDFQPEQTRTFYLKLNTSGGLVFPLILWNPETFYHHNADTHLGLGLYYGIMCVMILYHLLIFLSTRDISYLFFVTNIFGFFGIQLVLTGHGFQYLWSEHPDLQRNLYVVFTGICMSSLVLFAQKFLNTEENINRYLNSSLNFTWGIHALLIFSPLFLPPEFTVKVSLALSILAPSLVLIAASICFFKNYRPARYFLLAFSFLCISGMFVVLKFANLVGVSNWADDGLYIGSSMSALIFSFALADKINILKKEKEDAQRKIFEAQKENLEMQKTLNDSLETLVIERTKTIEEQKLDIEAKAKLIEKDLAIAGKIQFSLLPSILPKTHNVRIAFRCIPMLHVGGDFVDLISDRTGRALGIFICDVTGHGTGAAMVAAMVKMALADWSDYLSDPGYMLAKMRAQLMGKLNGNFVTATMITFYPESGRILIANAGHPEAILIRKANGNHETYRPAGIAINEFLSTPNYQTLKTELSKGDKLILYTDGLPEARSKQGDFYGDDRFLDLLKNFSELEPELFCNSVIGKIQHFTEEEQSSHDDMAIVVLEYLG, encoded by the coding sequence TTGAAAAGGCTATTTTATTCTTTCCTAAAGAAGGGAGGAGTAAAATATTCCTACAAACGTAATCCAATGTACCTATTAAGGGCTTTCATTCTAATTTTATGTTTTTCGGCCTCGTCTTTAATTTCGGAGGAAGTAATTCCTTTATCTTCCCAAGTAGAACGTAAAAGAATTAGTACCGAGGTCTATTTTTTAGAAGATTCTAATAAGGGTTTAGGAATAGAGAAGGTCTCTTCAGAAGAATATTTCAGAAAGTTCAAAAAATCGGATATGGATCCATTGAACTTTGGACAGACTAACTTCGATTATTGGATCAGGATTACCCTTAAAAACCCAGAAAAGACACAGATCCGAAAAATTTTAGAAATAGATTATACGAATATAGATCGGGTAGACTTTTTCGCGGAGAATAGTTCCGGCAAACAAGAGTTAGTCAATTCCAGCGGGATGGCTTTCCCTTATCCGGTGCGGAAAGTAAATCACAGAAATTTTATCTATACATTAGATTTTCAACCCGAACAGACTCGCACTTTTTATCTCAAGTTGAACACAAGCGGCGGTCTGGTTTTTCCACTGATCTTATGGAATCCAGAGACATTTTATCATCATAACGCGGATACTCATTTAGGTCTTGGATTGTATTATGGGATCATGTGCGTGATGATCCTTTATCATTTATTAATATTCTTATCTACTCGAGATATTAGTTATTTATTTTTCGTGACTAATATTTTTGGATTTTTCGGGATACAACTTGTTCTTACCGGTCATGGATTCCAATATCTTTGGTCTGAACATCCGGATCTACAGAGGAATTTATACGTAGTCTTTACTGGAATATGTATGTCTTCCTTAGTGTTGTTTGCTCAAAAGTTTTTGAACACCGAGGAGAATATAAATCGTTATTTAAATTCTTCTTTGAATTTCACTTGGGGAATTCATGCACTTTTAATTTTTTCTCCGCTATTTTTGCCTCCTGAATTTACTGTAAAAGTAAGTCTTGCACTGAGTATTCTTGCTCCTTCTCTAGTTTTAATCGCCGCTTCTATTTGCTTTTTCAAAAATTATAGGCCTGCCAGATACTTTTTATTGGCATTTAGCTTTTTGTGTATTTCTGGAATGTTTGTGGTTTTAAAATTTGCGAATCTTGTAGGAGTTTCGAATTGGGCTGATGATGGATTATATATCGGTTCTTCGATGTCTGCATTGATATTCTCATTTGCATTGGCAGATAAGATCAATATTCTCAAAAAAGAAAAAGAGGATGCACAACGTAAGATATTCGAAGCACAAAAAGAAAATCTGGAAATGCAGAAAACTCTAAACGATTCTTTGGAGACCTTGGTGATCGAAAGAACCAAGACTATAGAAGAACAAAAGTTAGATATTGAAGCCAAAGCAAAATTAATCGAGAAGGATCTTGCAATTGCTGGAAAAATTCAGTTTTCCCTTCTCCCTTCTATTCTACCGAAGACGCATAATGTAAGAATTGCTTTTCGATGTATCCCAATGCTGCATGTAGGTGGAGATTTTGTAGATCTGATATCTGATAGGACAGGCAGAGCTCTTGGGATTTTTATTTGTGATGTAACTGGTCATGGGACTGGAGCTGCAATGGTTGCCGCTATGGTAAAGATGGCTCTAGCGGATTGGTCCGACTATTTAAGCGATCCTGGATACATGCTTGCAAAAATGAGAGCCCAACTAATGGGAAAATTGAATGGGAATTTTGTGACTGCAACTATGATCACATTTTATCCTGAATCGGGAAGGATTCTAATTGCAAATGCCGGGCATCCGGAAGCAATATTAATCCGCAAAGCGAACGGAAATCATGAGACTTATCGTCCTGCGGGGATTGCAATCAATGAGTTCCTCTCTACTCCGAATTACCAAACCTTAAAGACAGAATTGAGTAAGGGTGATAAACTTATCCTTTATACCGATGGTCTTCCTGAAGCCAGATCTAAACAAGGTGACTTTTACGGAGATGATAGATTTTTGGATCTTCTTAAAAATTTTTCCGAACTAGAACCAGAACTTTTCTGTAATTCGGTAATCGGAAAGATACAACATTTTACTGAAGAAGAACAAAGTTCTCATGACGATATGGCAATAGTCGTTTTGGAATATCTGGGATAA
- a CDS encoding cyclic nucleotide-binding domain-containing protein, giving the protein MISSNNRVRVYWDILVFVCIFWASLESPLRIVISYDQNLLLTSIYFFIDSVFALDIIWNCITPEYKEGKWILVRSQVIRDYLRSWFIIDLIAAIPFEYATFKIFGLQQSQYPYLYLVLGITRILKVFRISDILHRINLAFQPTPGILRLVLFGFWVTLVAHWCAVGWLYMDDLKDYQTGQTEYIRALYWTVTTIATVGYGDITPSTDIQRIYTIFVMMLGAGVYATVIGNIASILGNLDLTKAAQMKKMAQVDSFLKARNIPPDVRRRVRDYYIYIIDRGWGEDENLLLNDLPVSLRKEVKIQLHRSLLEKVPFLKGADPALVASLVFSLKPTIFLKGDIIFKKGEKGDSLYILSEGSVDILGSDDKTVLINLQEGQFFGELALVTDEPRSATVKASTTCEIYTLNKSDFNLSLERFSEFRSAIEEAVSNLKK; this is encoded by the coding sequence ATGATAAGCTCAAATAACCGCGTTAGGGTATATTGGGATATACTCGTATTCGTTTGTATTTTTTGGGCTTCTTTGGAGTCCCCGCTCCGGATCGTAATTTCTTACGATCAAAACCTTCTTCTTACAAGCATCTATTTCTTTATCGATTCAGTCTTTGCTCTGGATATCATTTGGAATTGTATCACTCCGGAGTATAAAGAAGGCAAATGGATTTTAGTTCGATCTCAAGTGATTCGGGATTATTTAAGATCCTGGTTCATTATCGATCTAATTGCGGCGATTCCTTTCGAATACGCCACTTTCAAAATTTTCGGACTACAACAGTCTCAATATCCTTATCTGTATCTGGTCTTAGGAATTACACGTATCTTAAAGGTTTTTCGAATCTCGGATATATTACATAGGATCAATCTGGCTTTCCAACCTACACCCGGGATCTTAAGATTAGTACTTTTCGGATTTTGGGTAACATTAGTTGCTCATTGGTGTGCAGTGGGTTGGCTATATATGGATGATCTTAAAGATTATCAAACCGGTCAGACAGAATATATCAGGGCATTGTATTGGACAGTGACCACAATTGCTACAGTTGGCTATGGCGATATCACTCCTTCTACGGATATACAACGAATATATACTATCTTTGTAATGATGTTAGGAGCAGGGGTTTATGCTACTGTCATCGGAAATATAGCAAGTATATTAGGAAATCTTGATTTAACAAAAGCGGCCCAAATGAAAAAAATGGCCCAAGTGGATTCATTTCTAAAAGCGAGAAACATTCCTCCCGATGTAAGGAGAAGAGTTCGCGATTATTATATTTATATCATCGATAGAGGATGGGGAGAAGATGAAAACTTACTTTTGAATGACCTTCCAGTTTCTTTAAGGAAAGAAGTAAAAATCCAATTGCACCGAAGTTTATTGGAGAAGGTTCCCTTTCTTAAAGGTGCAGATCCGGCATTAGTAGCGAGTCTTGTTTTTTCATTAAAGCCCACAATTTTCTTAAAAGGGGATATCATTTTCAAAAAGGGAGAAAAAGGAGATAGTCTTTATATTTTAAGCGAAGGTTCCGTGGATATTTTAGGTTCGGATGATAAAACTGTTTTAATAAATTTGCAAGAAGGTCAGTTTTTCGGTGAGTTAGCATTAGTCACGGATGAACCGAGATCTGCAACAGTCAAAGCTTCGACCACCTGTGAAATTTATACTTTGAACAAGTCCGATTTTAATCTTTCCTTAGAAAGATTTTCTGAATTTAGATCAGCGATAGAAGAAGCGGTTTCCAATTTGAAAAAGTGA
- a CDS encoding DUF1761 domain-containing protein has protein sequence MLPVIPLNYLAILVGVLANVVIGFLWFGPIFGKVWAKEMGYENMEPDTKAMLKSIVIMIIGSFLTAYVLAHSLFVWKPSSWNLPGDGPAWMYGAYAAFYTWLGFYVPMLLGSVAWESKSWKLFFINAGYNLVSLAAIGQILAVWPT, from the coding sequence ATGTTACCGGTAATACCGTTAAATTATTTGGCGATTTTGGTCGGAGTTCTTGCGAATGTAGTGATTGGATTTCTTTGGTTCGGTCCAATCTTCGGTAAGGTTTGGGCAAAAGAAATGGGTTACGAAAACATGGAACCCGATACAAAAGCGATGCTAAAATCTATAGTTATCATGATCATCGGTTCTTTTCTAACGGCGTATGTTTTAGCTCATAGTTTGTTTGTCTGGAAACCTTCATCTTGGAATCTACCTGGAGATGGACCTGCTTGGATGTATGGAGCTTATGCAGCATTTTATACTTGGCTTGGTTTTTATGTACCAATGCTCTTAGGTTCAGTGGCGTGGGAATCAAAATCATGGAAATTGTTTTTTATCAATGCCGGATATAACTTGGTTTCTTTAGCGGCGATCGGCCAAATCCTCGCTGTTTGGCCTACTTAA
- a CDS encoding sensor histidine kinase: protein MKSKHNVLIFIPSIIGALVLLGWLLDIEVLKRPKAAMVAMNPMSALSFVFIGIALYLNLNRSDSNTHRNIVRLIALFVLLVGLTKLYSVISGFDLGLDKILFSDKIAKDIIKGIPNRMAPNTAFDFVVLGAAVFLSSYRKEVLNSISNYLCILVLLIGLFSVIGYVYQVQEFYGILSYIPMAIHTAISFIFCSFALLLINGHSGFMKVFTSESSGGILARVLIPFLIIVPVLFGYIRIYLNKFNPVSLELGVGFLMTGIILTFFILVWFVATQLEKSDIARTDAERKLSELNQELEKLVSAKTMDLFKSENRFRTILEQFPYPVLTYDPQGVCTGANFAWEEMWNTRRDVLVDYNILKDPQIKEAGFFPFVEKAFSGEAAMSEPFPYDPKLIGSSGRDRWLQMVLYPIKNTAGNILEVIVVHQDITASKEAENEIRLLNNELEERVRVRTEQLVFANKELESFSYSISHDLRAPIRGISGFTQILMEDYGVNFDAEGKRIIGKILENAKQMGQLVDDLLEFSRLGRTELAEREIPMKELASIVYKELINLESGREIRFEIQDIPNVRADQPAVRQLWVNLISNAIKYTKKIESPIIQIGSMESEEGTVFYVKDNGAGFNMQYYHKLFGVFQRLHSNSEFEGTGVGLAIVKRIASRHGGKVWADSKEGEGATFFFTLPGQDPKLK from the coding sequence TTGAAAAGTAAGCATAACGTATTAATTTTTATTCCCTCTATAATTGGGGCTTTGGTTCTACTCGGTTGGCTATTGGATATTGAGGTTTTAAAGAGACCCAAAGCTGCAATGGTAGCGATGAATCCTATGTCCGCACTATCTTTTGTCTTTATTGGAATTGCTCTTTACCTAAATTTAAATCGTTCTGATTCAAATACGCATCGAAATATTGTACGTTTGATCGCATTATTCGTTCTTTTAGTAGGCCTTACTAAATTGTATTCTGTCATTAGTGGGTTCGATCTTGGATTGGATAAGATCCTTTTTTCGGATAAGATAGCGAAGGACATTATAAAAGGTATTCCGAATAGAATGGCTCCGAACACTGCTTTCGATTTTGTAGTGCTTGGTGCTGCCGTTTTTTTAAGTTCCTATAGAAAGGAAGTCCTAAATTCTATCTCCAATTATTTATGTATTTTAGTACTTTTGATAGGGCTTTTTTCGGTAATAGGTTATGTGTATCAAGTCCAGGAATTTTACGGAATACTTTCCTATATTCCAATGGCAATTCATACTGCTATTAGTTTCATATTCTGTTCTTTTGCCCTTCTTTTAATTAACGGCCATTCAGGATTTATGAAGGTATTCACGAGTGAGAGTTCGGGAGGTATTTTAGCTCGTGTCCTTATTCCGTTTTTGATCATCGTTCCTGTTTTGTTCGGTTATATTCGCATTTATTTGAACAAATTTAATCCTGTAAGTTTGGAGTTGGGAGTTGGGTTCCTAATGACAGGGATCATACTCACTTTTTTTATATTGGTCTGGTTTGTTGCTACTCAATTAGAAAAATCAGATATAGCAAGAACTGACGCAGAACGCAAACTTTCGGAATTGAACCAAGAGTTGGAAAAATTGGTAAGCGCAAAAACAATGGACTTGTTTAAAAGTGAGAATAGGTTTCGGACTATTTTAGAACAATTTCCTTATCCAGTATTGACCTATGATCCACAAGGGGTCTGTACTGGAGCTAATTTTGCCTGGGAAGAAATGTGGAATACTAGAAGAGACGTATTAGTCGATTATAATATATTAAAAGATCCTCAGATAAAAGAAGCAGGATTTTTTCCTTTTGTGGAGAAAGCGTTTAGTGGGGAAGCAGCAATGTCAGAACCTTTTCCTTACGATCCCAAACTGATCGGAAGTTCGGGGAGGGATCGTTGGTTGCAAATGGTACTTTATCCTATTAAAAATACTGCTGGTAATATTTTAGAAGTGATTGTGGTGCACCAAGATATCACTGCAAGCAAGGAAGCGGAGAATGAGATTCGTCTATTGAATAACGAACTGGAGGAAAGAGTAAGAGTTCGCACGGAACAATTGGTTTTTGCAAACAAAGAACTAGAATCTTTCTCTTATTCCATTTCCCACGATTTGAGAGCTCCTATCCGAGGAATTAGCGGTTTCACTCAGATCTTGATGGAAGATTATGGAGTGAATTTCGACGCGGAAGGTAAAAGGATCATTGGAAAAATTCTAGAGAATGCCAAACAGATGGGGCAGTTGGTGGATGATCTTTTGGAATTTTCTAGGTTAGGAAGAACTGAACTCGCCGAAAGAGAAATTCCTATGAAAGAATTGGCGAGTATCGTATATAAAGAATTAATAAACTTAGAATCTGGAAGAGAGATCCGTTTCGAAATACAAGATATTCCAAATGTAAGAGCCGACCAACCAGCGGTGCGTCAACTTTGGGTTAATTTAATCTCAAACGCTATCAAATATACAAAGAAAATAGAATCGCCTATCATTCAAATTGGCTCCATGGAATCTGAAGAAGGGACTGTTTTCTATGTTAAAGATAATGGTGCAGGTTTTAATATGCAGTACTATCATAAATTATTCGGAGTTTTTCAAAGATTACATTCCAATTCCGAATTTGAAGGTACTGGAGTTGGCCTTGCAATTGTTAAAAGGATCGCCTCCCGCCATGGGGGAAAAGTTTGGGCAGACTCTAAGGAGGGAGAGGGCGCAACCTTCTTCTTTACTTTGCCCGGACAAGATCCTAAATTAAAGTGA
- a CDS encoding YdeI/OmpD-associated family protein: MIPKFFKTGKEFRSWLSKNFKKETELLLGFYKIKSSKKGILYGEAVDQALCFGWIDGIRKNIDEESYSVRFTPRKARSTWSKVNIKRIQELIQEGLVQESGLLAFHSEKKKTAQYSFEQEKIALPSTYKKQFQKNTKAWEFFNTQAPSYQRTSIWWVISPKKEETRLKRLDILILDSESQKRIDVLNWKKKETRPTQI; encoded by the coding sequence ATGATACCAAAGTTCTTTAAGACCGGAAAGGAATTCCGCTCCTGGCTTTCCAAAAATTTTAAAAAAGAAACAGAACTTCTCCTAGGCTTTTATAAAATAAAATCCTCTAAAAAAGGAATTCTTTATGGAGAAGCCGTAGACCAAGCCCTATGTTTCGGGTGGATAGATGGGATCAGAAAGAATATAGATGAAGAAAGTTATTCTGTTCGCTTTACTCCCCGAAAAGCCCGAAGCACATGGAGTAAAGTTAATATAAAACGTATCCAAGAATTGATCCAGGAAGGTTTAGTCCAAGAGTCCGGCTTACTAGCATTTCATTCCGAAAAGAAAAAAACCGCACAATATTCATTCGAACAAGAGAAGATAGCATTACCTTCTACTTATAAAAAACAATTCCAGAAGAATACAAAAGCGTGGGAGTTCTTCAATACCCAAGCGCCTTCTTACCAGCGAACTTCCATTTGGTGGGTGATCAGTCCCAAAAAAGAAGAAACCAGACTCAAAAGGTTAGATATCCTTATCTTAGACTCAGAATCCCAAAAGAGAATAGATGTGCTCAATTGGAAGAAGAAGGAGACACGACCAACCCAAATATAA
- a CDS encoding MBL fold metallo-hydrolase: MNRRDPRSIFFSILTAVLLLQSCLTSSANIQDYKEHFIGNNPRDLSSEIPKGKVRAVFLGTSSILLDDGETQILTDGFFSRPSLFKTMFSKISSDEQEIKYIMLLAGIKRLKGIFVCHSHYDHSMDSPFIAKETGAKLYGSLSTIQIGKGGGLPEEQLSLFQPGKKIQIGKFKITVLNSKHTPPFKILGKTNAADPNRPDLTEALSQPAKAEDYIEGGTYDFLVEHGKNSILIKGSTNYIENAWEGLKADVLFLGVAMLGKQEEGFKSKYYEETVTKTSPKIVVPVHWDNFFKPLTEPLEPNLSLGDDVKTGMEFMIQKTSQDGIQFKILRGFESILLF; this comes from the coding sequence ATGAATCGAAGAGATCCCAGATCCATTTTTTTTAGTATTTTGACTGCGGTCTTGTTATTACAGAGCTGCCTGACTTCTTCTGCAAATATCCAGGATTATAAGGAGCATTTTATAGGAAATAATCCTCGCGATCTTTCGTCTGAAATTCCAAAGGGAAAAGTAAGAGCAGTATTTTTAGGTACAAGTTCAATTCTCTTAGATGATGGAGAGACCCAGATCTTAACGGACGGTTTCTTCTCCAGGCCTTCTCTTTTTAAAACTATGTTCTCTAAAATTTCTTCTGACGAGCAAGAGATTAAATACATTATGCTACTTGCAGGCATTAAACGTTTGAAGGGGATCTTTGTATGTCATTCTCATTATGATCATTCTATGGATTCTCCTTTTATCGCTAAGGAGACAGGAGCAAAATTGTACGGTTCTCTTTCCACAATCCAGATTGGAAAAGGAGGAGGACTCCCTGAAGAACAATTATCATTATTCCAACCTGGCAAAAAAATCCAGATAGGTAAGTTTAAGATCACGGTACTAAATTCAAAACATACTCCTCCATTTAAAATTTTAGGAAAAACAAATGCCGCAGATCCGAATCGACCAGATTTAACGGAAGCACTATCCCAACCTGCTAAGGCAGAAGATTATATAGAAGGCGGGACTTATGATTTCTTAGTCGAGCATGGGAAAAATTCCATCCTGATTAAAGGTAGTACAAATTATATAGAGAACGCTTGGGAAGGTTTGAAGGCAGATGTTCTATTTTTAGGGGTTGCGATGCTCGGAAAACAAGAAGAAGGATTTAAGTCAAAGTATTACGAAGAAACCGTTACAAAAACTTCTCCCAAGATAGTGGTTCCTGTGCATTGGGATAATTTTTTTAAACCTTTGACTGAACCATTAGAACCTAACTTAAGTTTGGGAGACGATGTAAAAACCGGAATGGAATTCATGATACAAAAAACCTCTCAAGATGGGATCCAATTCAAGATCCTGAGAGGATTTGAGAGCATTCTGTTATTTTAA
- a CDS encoding questin oxidase family protein has protein sequence MEEEDTMEKVLEYLEPYGPDLKNGLSNHAPMACEALLTMGKRESVFPWLERYGNQFLEKKKPRNKIYSGDWKDFLGMPDTYPEWENFFNSELEEGSWQKTVSEWAVKLAPGICADATHGVIRTGHAVRSLTRKESRRRRRELASGLAVWASAYLELPTSFDSLLGLQPEDAIQKVDFVPEESKSFEGTIVSSLQGLGDFDHFSTVIGYLGVSQQPEEIISGLSEGFSRVVLNNVEDNLSAIVFVHSVTSVSALRSILPFLNEHEKKSVLRYSWQSGAALFSAFGKKINLELPERLENESREEMIERAIEHGDEHAIKFTEVCLKEYEFNPSPAYYAAARLARKFLEPLSK, from the coding sequence ATGGAAGAAGAGGATACGATGGAAAAAGTTTTAGAATATTTAGAACCTTATGGCCCGGATCTTAAAAACGGATTAAGTAATCACGCTCCTATGGCTTGCGAGGCATTGCTCACAATGGGCAAGAGGGAGAGTGTTTTTCCTTGGTTAGAAAGATACGGAAATCAGTTCCTAGAAAAAAAGAAGCCCAGGAATAAAATTTATAGCGGTGACTGGAAAGACTTCTTAGGAATGCCGGACACTTATCCTGAGTGGGAGAACTTTTTTAATTCTGAGTTAGAAGAAGGCTCTTGGCAAAAAACTGTCTCTGAATGGGCGGTCAAACTTGCTCCTGGGATTTGTGCGGATGCTACTCATGGAGTAATTCGAACCGGACATGCAGTCAGAAGTTTAACTAGAAAGGAATCAAGACGAAGGAGAAGAGAACTTGCTTCTGGGTTAGCAGTTTGGGCTTCCGCTTACTTGGAATTACCTACTTCTTTTGATTCTTTACTAGGCTTGCAGCCGGAAGACGCCATACAAAAGGTAGACTTTGTTCCAGAAGAATCCAAAAGTTTTGAAGGAACTATCGTTTCTTCTCTGCAAGGGTTAGGAGATTTCGATCATTTTTCGACTGTAATTGGATATCTAGGTGTATCTCAACAACCGGAAGAGATCATCTCAGGTTTATCGGAAGGATTTTCCAGAGTAGTTCTTAATAATGTGGAGGATAATCTTTCTGCGATCGTCTTCGTACACTCCGTGACGAGTGTTTCTGCTCTTAGGAGTATTTTACCTTTTTTGAATGAACATGAAAAAAAATCAGTCCTGAGATACTCCTGGCAATCGGGGGCGGCCTTATTTTCTGCCTTTGGTAAAAAGATAAATCTAGAACTTCCTGAAAGATTAGAAAACGAATCCAGAGAAGAAATGATCGAAAGGGCGATCGAACACGGAGATGAGCATGCAATTAAATTTACGGAAGTTTGTTTGAAGGAGTATGAATTCAACCCGTCACCCGCTTATTACGCTGCTGCTCGCTTAGCTAGGAAATTTTTGGAACCATTATCCAAATAA